A window of Gambusia affinis linkage group LG03, SWU_Gaff_1.0, whole genome shotgun sequence contains these coding sequences:
- the zbtb26 gene encoding zinc finger and BTB domain-containing protein 26 — protein MAQNQVILQFRFATFGDSMLQKMNLLRHQRRFCDVVVRINQLEVPGHKVVFAAGSSFLRDQFILQQDSREVQISMIQEAEVGRQLLLSCYTGQLEFPELELVHYLTVASFLQMGHIVEQCTQALNKFIKPQASRQLEVDLDLRRDKGGEGPSSQAHKEQERSQVRTVPEGEEEDEEEEEDDAVVMGQVERDNNVESDEDDEDDDVIIQPSVSPLQVWRRRPRPGLVDNDITIVKVESVTDVAENTITGHFSASPPAAMHSPEPQHSLINSTVDSRGSEMVAPPGMAGYPLSPPPSSPLAEKHVGHQRSYDKPLQWYHQCPKCARVFRQLENYANHLKMHKLFMCLLCGKTFTQKGNLHRHMRVHAGIKPFQCKICGKTFTQKCSLLDHLNLHSGDKPHRCNYCEMVFAHKPVLRKHLKQIHGKNSFDNANEGSLHEGGLEFDFGRM, from the coding sequence ATGGCCCAGAACCAGGTGATCCTGCAGTTCCGATTCGCCACGTTCGGGGACTCCATGCTGCAGAAGATGAACCTTCTCCGACACCAGAGACGCTTCTGCGACGTCGTCGTCCGCATCAACCAGCTGGAGGTCCCCGGCCACAAAGTGGTGTTTGCTGCCGGTTCATCTTTCCTTAGGGACCAGTTCATCCTGCAGCAGGACTCCAGGGAGGTCCAGATCTCCATGATTCAGGAGGCGGAAGTGGGCCGgcagctgctgctctcctgCTACACCGGCCAGCTGGAGTTCCCTGAGCTGGAGCTCGTGCATTACCTGACGGTGGCCAGCTTCCTCCAAATGGGCCACATTGTGGAGCAGTGCACCCAAGCCCTCAACAAGTTCATCAAACCTCAGGCCTCACGCCAGCTGGAGGTTGATCTGGACCTGCGGCGGGACAAGGGAGGCGAGGGTCCTTCCTCCCAGGCTCACAAGGAGCAGGAACGGTCTCAGGTGCGGACTGTAcctgagggagaggaggaggatgaagaggaggaggaggacgatgCGGTGGTGATGGGCCAGGTTGAGAGAGACAATAATGTCGAGAGCGACGAGGACGACGAGGACGACGATGTCATAATCCAGCCGTCCGTGAGCCCCCTCCAGGTGTGGCGGAGGCGGCCGAGGCCCGGTTTGGTGGATAACGACATCACCATAGTGAAAGTGGAGTCTGTGACCGACGTAGCGGAGAACACCATCACCGGCCACTTCTCCGCCAGCCCCCCCGCCGCCATGCACTCCCCGGAGCCGCAGCACTCGCTCATCAACTCCACCGTGGACAGCCGTGGCAGCGAGATGGTGGCGCCGCCGGGCATGGCCGGTTACCCGCTCAGCCCGCCTCCCTCGTCCCCGCTCGCCGAGAAGCACGTCGGACACCAGCGGAGCTACGACAAGCCTCTGCAGTGGTACCACCAGTGCCCCAAGTGTGCCCGGGTCTTCCGGCAGCTGGAGAACTACGCCAACCACCTCAAGATGCACAAGCTGTTCATGTGCCTGCTGTGCGGGAAGACCTTCACGCAGAAGGGCAACCTGCACCGGCACATGCGCGTCCACGCCGGCATCAAGCCCTTCCAGTGCAAGATCTGCGGCAAGACGTTTACCCAGAAGTGCTCGCTGCTGGATCACCTGAACCTGCACAGCGGGGACAAGCCGCACCGCTGCAACTACTGCGAAATGGTGTTCGCTCACAAGCCCGTGCTGCGCAAACACCTCAAACAGATCCACGGCAAGAACAGCTTCGACAACGCAAATGAGGGCAGCCTGCACGAGGGCGGCCTGGAGTTTGATTTTGGAcgaatgtaa